The Capsicum annuum cultivar UCD-10X-F1 chromosome 1, UCD10Xv1.1, whole genome shotgun sequence sequence acttgaagaatttgaatctctttgtTTCTTGAAGAGTATTTGGATTTTGTTGATTAAGGATTGATCTTaaggagaaaaccctaatttgatgttgtaaatggataatgaaattatgagccttaatctaatattattaggggttaaaatgggtggaaaaagatccaaatacccttttaGAAACGACTTTAATTTGCTGAATGGGACCTGCGACTGTCCGTCGTTGGCTTGACTATCCATCGTTTTGACCGTCGTACGtggaccagaatagggactcactgcctaagtagcaAGGGCCTAGGCGATGATCCGTTGCAAgtccgacggtccatcaacctgtccgtcgcaccttatccagaaggtggccttactgccttggctgtgacggtcaaggcaacggtccgtcgctggttcgatggtccgtcaacctggccatcgcacctaggtgattctgacagctctgagtaaaacgtccataacattttactctgataccgtattttgacgaaattagtatcattggaaagctaattcaattttccatatgataaaaagtgaaaatcataaaaataccacgtgtacaaaaatggattcatattttaaagtaagtttctaacattcttgagatgatgtcaagttaggaaaaagtacggggtattacaacatggAAAGGGGcaaaatggtcaaaatacataaaattctAAATTTCAATGCGAGGGTCATTACATTCTTATCggtgaaataaaaaaatgaatcattaAGGATCTAAAATCAATAAACTaaaaatcactaaaaaaatatcttattggtttggctattggtttagcatataaaagccaaaaaaattaataaatcgatcgataacacataaaatcaaatCGAATCAACCGATGCACAGTCCTATAAATAAGGCTAATTTATATCAATTTTACCCTTGTTATCAAGTACtagttatttttaattcattttcaagTCTTATAATAAtaaagagtgatatagtaaaattaatataactttatttactatttttaaaaatgtatcaAGTTAAACATAAATTAGTACTGCACTGTTCCCACCCTGAACTATAAATGAAATTACTAAGACACATTCGAACTTAAAgtggtcctattacccctgactAATTACAATCATATTTTTGgaaaccttagtgcctacgtggcacatgcGTGTGCCTACATTGACCTTCAGTATGTTGATTCACGCATtgtgccatgtaggcactaaggttgtcaaaaatatggttTAATTAGTCGAGGGGGTAATAAGACCCCTTTTAAGTTGGAGTGTGTCCCAACAATTTTGTTTATAGTTTAGAGTGGAAACAGTGCaatttctcaacataaacaaataaAGATGGATTGAGAGAGTATACTTTTAATTTAAGTTGTAGGAAAATGTGACATTTAACATTAGTTCATAATGTCTAATTTCaaatgagattatagattttcaTTGCAAACACATCTAggcattaatttgattttttccTGAGGAAATGAATGTTTTAAAATCAACTTAAGCCACATTAAAGTAGTTTTCCCATATAACTATTATAGGAAAAAGAACAATAAATAGTATTAATACCCAATTAATATTAGATTATATTCAAATAAAAGAATCATGCTATTTAACTGACGGAGCTTCTTATGTCAAGGCATAAGCAATAAACAATGGAAAATCTCAATATATTCTCGTGCTTcctcttgttgttgttcttcacaaGGTTTTGTCAGGTAAATTttcatttgtaatttattattaacttttaaatatatttttgaataattttgattcTTTAGATTTGTAAAATATGTGTATTTTTAGTCTTTTCAATTATTAGTAAACTTTAATTATTAGATTTTATGAAAATtgtgttgaaaaaaattaattatgaaaaCTCAAATTTGGATGTGCACTCTTTGCtattttttgactattttttatgtCTGATGTAGATTTTTTAGGCACAACCTCTATTATTTATGAAATTGTGGTCTCTAAACTCTTTGGTGTTTTGAGTTGTTTTGTCACTCATTATGTTTGTTAAATCTAATATTCAgaatttgataaatatataacaaatatcaaaattatttatttttacaaactTAAAAGactgaaatatatgaaaaattatttatattcatCCCAATCATAAGAGACTATTTATTGTGAGAGTAAATTAGTATTTTGTCGTACAGGGAGCCCCTAATAAAGGGACTTGGTGTGTTGCAAATTGGTTTGTAAAAGATGATGAATTAAAAGCCTATCTGGAAGAAACATGTGATGGGCGCATTTGTAGAAACATTCTACCTGGATATCCTTGCTTTGAGCCTAATAATTATCATAGTCATGCTTCCTATATTCTTAACAAACAGTTTAAGAAAAATCATGCTCCATGTCGTGAGGATCTCGGCATGCTAATACATATGAATCCATGTAAGTTTTTCTCACGATAGATTACTAATTTAAAGTTAACGCATTTATAATTCTATAAAGAAAAAgtgtacttattttattatgtttcttTTGTGATTTTGCAGCTTATGGAGATTGTAAGTACAAATGAAATACCTCAACAAGAGAGTTCGTTCAATTAGATGATGCAAAGTACTTTAGTTTGTATTAATTATGTTAATCATAACTATGAAGCATCGTTGAACAAAAAATGATTGCTTTTTTGATCATCTATTAATCATTTTAGCATATCTGTAATATCCTCTATTTTAGTATCTTTATGAAATATATTTGAGATATTATAGTAGTCTTTTGATCTGAATTTTATAAGTGTGAATATTTTGAttacaattatatattttaacaTGGCGATAATAATAACCCGGTTGGATTTAAGCTGGTTATTGGGTTGGGAGCTTCTGTGTCACGACTTAAAAGTTGAGGTTATGTTGATACTTATCTCGGTCCAATCTTGAAAAGCAAGTCAAgttctcaaaataagaaaattcaaaacgAGTAATGAATGCATGCGACgacatgaatatgatgatatacagatggaactgagaatggaaaagagataatctgaGGAAAAGTTGTTATCTTAAACTGAGTCTGAATttgaaaagatgagggtacttggttcgcatatctgtttctacttcccaagtagcacccttaacggactgattttggCCAAagtgaccaagggaacttctttgttccttagtctacgaatatggtgatcaagaatctcaattggGATTTCATCATAACAAAGGCTATCCTGAATTTCAGTgttttctaaaggaactacagcagctggatcactaatacacttctttaatacgAAGAAGTGAAATACTAGATGAACGGATGACAAATCTGCAAGTAACTCAAGTTCATATTCTACCTTCCTAACACGACTCAATATTCTGTAaaggccaacatatcggggactaagcttcccctttttgacaaatctcttcacccatttcatgggtgaaatcttgaaATACATTAATTCATCTacgtcaaactcaagatcccttcttaTCACATTTACATAAGATTTATGATGACTtcgagctgtcttaagccttctctaatcaactaaactttttctataGCTTCGAACACCACATATGGCCCTATCAAATCtacctcacccacttcaaaccagccaatgagtgatctacaccttctcccatagagagcctcaaacgaaACCATCTGattactggaatgataactgttgttgtagacAAACTCTATAGAAGGcatgtggtcatcccaacttcctttaaaatcaagaaaatatgccctcaacatatactctagggtctgaatggtcctttctgcctgaccattgGTCTGAAGGTGAAAAGCttaactgagatgaacttgggtaccaagaccattctgaaaggctttttgtaacaccccgcactttcaGGATCAAGTTTGAACCGTCCCTTCTATACGTACAGACTCGTACTTAGGGATTCTTTGTTAATACACGTTttatgatcaatcctatagtgtatGAAtacatttctatcgattaagttttgatgaatgtCTCAACTTGGGTAAAATTCCATCGACAATatctctttgtatataatgagttatagggcctactatatttcaaattaaatacctttgaatcttctttccaatgccaccGACCGTTTGTCAATCCAAGTCTAGAGTCAAAAGTTATAAGTGTTTGAATGAGACACTATCCAGGCTTGGCGATGGCTTAGGCACCGCAAACTTAAATGTTTACCATAGGTTGTGCAACGCCATAAACCCTATGTTTTATGGTGTAGGAGCTCCGTTTTGAATTGTTTTAAGGGAAACCAAATCTTTTTAAGTTCCAAAACCGTCCCCAATCATCCTTAAACAAAATTTAAgcattcttatgcccaaaatcACTCCAAATACATTAAATCAAAACACTAACATCCATTCCATGGATCAAAAATTCATCCTTTCAATTCAAGATCCTCAACAAAAGTATCAAGATCTGAATTCCAtctttcaaattaaataatctaaggtacgtggggttttcctaaaactacatgggcgtGGTGAATTTTACtaatgaataaatatttagaaatcatgaatttacaagaaagggggttttgaatttataattagATTCATGCTTTTAAAGCTTTTGACGATATTGATTTGGCCTTGAGgtctttcccccaaattgatttgtaattttatatatgtatgtatgtgtttaaagttgttaattgaattgagagcatgactatttatgctccctctcatgttgcaacacctcttgattttttttgtatattatttagaagcatggtatcaatgttcttgactattattgaatgatttaagatttatcattaagttgatgagagggggtttttcatgttgataaatgttgtgtgtgtgtatatatatatatatatatatatacacacacacacacataatgaaagaattgcatggtttgccaagaatacatgaccaccacatgtttgttgaaaagaTTGTAAAGAATGATCTTTGCATAATTCGATAAATGTTTTGGAATAATGAATCTTCCggaattgtttgaagtatggtggtctaaactttatgttttgaaagataaAACTgtgatatgatattttatggctcagaaacataactttcaagtcttggtatgatgataccaaatcagAAAATGCTATAACGGACACGGAATAGGATAGAAATCAGATTTTTACTCAGACcttcagattttgaattcaaaaggatgcatgttcagaaaaggctaaaattaggcataaaaatatgttaggtggttacctaaaTAAGGCACAAGTCCATAAAACTCATTGCCCGAAACCATATTTTGCTGATACGGGTTATTATATCCCCTAGTgggattatacactggcctagtgccttgtggcgtatcagactcagacactccaactcttgcagcaaacttgggttgggggcttggccgccgagttaagggaGGACTCCATATGGACCATGGGGTtgtagacttgtagggtgtaccacctaactcagaagtaatacaaagaatagaactgcattgacaagaacgttttatgattatcaaatatTTGCCTATGTATTTTGAACTATTGCTTGCATAATGTTTTTGTAACTTGCTCTCATCTCTGttgtatatgtataaattcattattttggattgatctatgtaccagtacatatgtattgacccacCCTTCTtctcaggatctgaggcacaacCCCGGGGTCCCGTTTCAATAATAGAATTAAGTGCATCCGAAATTTGCagtagtgagccttctctattttggAAGGCTTAATTTTCTTCAGAGTTTGTtgttttcttctatattatgGTCTATTGGGTGATTTGTCCCAGTGTTGTCTAAGACTTATGAAGATcattgtaatgttagagatttcacagacggttgtcggaaattttgacttttgaaagagtctccacttaattttgaaaaggaattaagaaatctttagagagttacttcaaacgattcaaaataaaaaaattgtttaaagttagagattctagataagcggttcctattaacgttgtaggaaggtgttaggcacctaaaacgtccgctaacttacgGTTATCCTGACTGTTTGAAAAAACCATTGATTAACTTTAAAATGGATTGTTTTGGAAAGAAAgtaaatttagaaatattttgatgtttatgcaaAACTATTTTTTAGCGACTTAGCAATGGATTTAACTAGGTTTGCAAAACACATAAGGCAAACAAGCTCAAAGAAAAGGGGGAAGGGAAGGAAGTAAGGGATTTAGAACATTAGGCCCAAATTGAtaaaccctgtcctaatctaatagGACGttcgacccatttcacctttcctaatctagtttttgagcctttggctcgGGTCTCACTCCACCCgtattaaatttacaattttATCTTTGAGGCCCacatgaatgaataaaaataaataaataaataaataaaaacaacaataataaatgacTAGATAAATGAATGAAATGGAAAACGAAACTTTCAATGCTCTTGACCACTTCAAATGTAggtttttaacccatttttctcTTTCGACTCTTCGTATCGATGCACTATGAGATTGTCTCCTTAGCACCTTCGAAATTGACTTAT is a genomic window containing:
- the LOC107852816 gene encoding glucan endo-1,3-beta-D-glucosidase-like; the encoded protein is MENLNIFSCFLLLLFFTRFCQGAPNKGTWCVANWFVKDDELKAYLEETCDGRICRNILPGYPCFEPNNYHSHASYILNKQFKKNHAPCREDLGMLIHMNPSYGDCKYK